In Brevibacillus brevis, a genomic segment contains:
- a CDS encoding PBP1A family penicillin-binding protein: MEVIREAPLIRCLRWAKKFVKFVILSLLCVSFAILLLVLYLRSQPLPETFVKQTTTIYASTGEVLDTMHRGENRIVVPLSEISPALVNATIAIEDRTFREHYGFDWKRLAKAAYLDVIHMDMRQGASTITQQLARNLYLSLDKTWERKFKEALLAIQLELNYSKDDILEMYMNQIYYGHSAYGAQAAAQTYFGKDAKNLTLAESAMLAGIPKGPSTYSPYADFEKAKARQKLILNAMVRDGVITDKQAEQAYAEPLKLVERTASSDTELAPYFRDYIANLVKNKYGIDEELFIHGGLKIHTTLDPVMQKKAESVVASVLPKDNPNLQVALVAMDPATGYIKAMVGGRDYKQSQYNRALGKRQPGSSFKPIMYLAALQNGYTPLTMMKSEPTVFTYDNNKQYIPSNFGGKYANAMINMREAIKTSDNIYAVKTIDFLGPQKVVDQAKRLGITSPLQAVPSLALGTSPVSPLELNAAYAAIANKGEAVKPIAITSIEDSQGNVLVEEKIEKTPAADPVASALLTNLMQSVFERGGTGFRVVNELNRPVAGKTGSTDYDAWLSGFTPQLVSTVWIGYDKNQKVDDVTEGYLSKKIWVQFMEGALKDQPPALFDMPAGVVSVYIDPHSGKLATENCPNPELFYFASGTEPQEYCTDHLPANQAPTPLKPPDSSSFWQRMGSWWKPSE, from the coding sequence ATGGAAGTGATTCGGGAAGCGCCGTTGATTCGCTGCCTTCGCTGGGCCAAGAAATTCGTAAAATTTGTCATACTCAGCCTATTGTGCGTATCGTTTGCCATCCTGCTCCTGGTCTTGTATTTGCGCTCGCAGCCGCTGCCTGAGACGTTTGTCAAACAGACGACGACCATTTACGCCTCCACGGGAGAAGTGCTCGATACCATGCACCGCGGAGAAAACAGAATCGTTGTGCCTTTAAGTGAAATCTCCCCGGCTCTTGTCAACGCGACCATCGCGATTGAGGACAGGACGTTCCGGGAGCATTACGGCTTTGACTGGAAACGCCTGGCGAAGGCCGCCTATCTTGACGTCATTCATATGGACATGCGCCAGGGCGCCAGCACTATCACCCAGCAGCTGGCGCGAAACCTGTATTTGAGCCTGGATAAGACGTGGGAGAGGAAGTTCAAGGAAGCGCTCTTGGCTATTCAGCTGGAATTGAACTACAGCAAAGACGACATTCTCGAGATGTACATGAACCAGATCTACTACGGGCATTCCGCTTATGGAGCTCAAGCGGCAGCGCAGACGTACTTCGGCAAGGACGCCAAAAATTTGACCTTGGCTGAAAGCGCCATGCTGGCCGGCATTCCGAAAGGGCCATCGACCTACTCCCCTTATGCCGATTTTGAAAAGGCGAAAGCTCGGCAAAAGCTGATTTTGAACGCGATGGTACGGGATGGCGTCATCACCGACAAACAGGCGGAGCAGGCCTACGCCGAACCCCTCAAGCTCGTGGAACGCACCGCGAGTTCGGACACGGAGCTCGCTCCCTATTTCCGCGACTACATCGCGAATCTGGTCAAGAACAAGTACGGAATCGACGAGGAGCTGTTCATCCACGGCGGCTTGAAAATCCATACCACTTTAGACCCGGTCATGCAGAAAAAGGCCGAATCCGTCGTTGCATCGGTACTGCCGAAGGACAACCCCAACCTCCAGGTAGCACTCGTCGCCATGGACCCCGCTACCGGATACATCAAAGCGATGGTGGGAGGCAGAGATTACAAGCAAAGCCAGTATAACCGCGCACTTGGCAAGCGGCAGCCCGGCTCGTCGTTCAAGCCGATCATGTACCTCGCCGCCTTACAGAACGGGTATACGCCGCTGACCATGATGAAAAGCGAGCCGACCGTCTTTACGTACGACAACAACAAGCAGTACATACCCAGCAACTTCGGCGGCAAGTATGCCAATGCCATGATCAATATGCGGGAGGCGATCAAGACCTCCGACAACATTTACGCGGTCAAAACCATCGACTTTTTGGGACCGCAAAAGGTGGTAGATCAGGCGAAGCGATTGGGGATCACAAGTCCGCTGCAAGCAGTTCCCTCCCTTGCATTAGGGACGTCGCCTGTATCTCCTCTGGAGCTGAATGCCGCATACGCTGCCATCGCAAACAAAGGGGAAGCCGTGAAGCCGATTGCCATCACGTCGATCGAGGATAGTCAAGGGAATGTGCTGGTCGAAGAAAAAATCGAAAAAACGCCTGCTGCCGACCCCGTTGCATCCGCTCTATTGACGAATCTGATGCAAAGCGTTTTTGAGCGCGGGGGCACCGGTTTCAGGGTCGTGAACGAGCTGAACCGGCCTGTGGCAGGAAAAACCGGTTCCACAGACTACGATGCATGGCTGAGCGGATTTACGCCGCAGCTCGTATCGACTGTCTGGATCGGGTACGACAAAAACCAAAAGGTAGACGACGTCACGGAAGGCTATTTGTCCAAAAAAATTTGGGTGCAATTCATGGAAGGCGCCTTGAAGGACCAGCCTCCTGCCTTGTTCGACATGCCCGCGGGAGTCGTCTCCGTCTACATCGACCCGCACTCGGGCAAGCTGGCTACGGAAAATTGCCCCAACCCCGAACTGTTCTACTTCGCCAGCGGAACGGAACCGCAGGAATACTGCACGGACCACTTGCCGGCCAACCAGGCTCCTACACCGTTGAAGCCGCCGGATTCATCATCCTTCTGGCAACGCATGGGCAGCTGGTGGAAGCCAAGCGAGTAA